The DNA segment agacgacgacgtctTATGCTCGTCTgtccactcagcggaagataaGTAATAAGGGCTGAAATCCGTACTGTCTATTAGCCTCGGGAAGGACatatctgatagaatacatggcgattgaatggtaaataaacattttctgtttatttcttttgcacagtactttacttttttttttatattttttttttatgattattttcatgtattttcatttctgtaggggtgactttcgacgtgctggaacgcattccttaatattacatgttataatgggttcgtatacggtaaattcgatatgcggcaaggttttcaggaacgcatatgtacagtataacgaggacttactgtaattggaagaggaggcaagagaagagaagaggaaaactttcTTTCCGTTATCCTTCCTATATTCTTCCTTTgtcactcactcctttctccttcctttgctctttctttctttctgtcctttatttttatattttttcttccattttctctttatttatcctccttccttatttcgctacttccaattttccttccttccctccttattgcttttcttttccttcttcattaattgcttccttccttccttccttctctctttcttccctttctttctaagACAGtacatcaatttcttcattgttttcatctttccttatttcgttttctgtacatttcttccttccttcttcctttcctcctttcctcctacattgtctccatcttctctccactACTCCATTCGTCATCTTTATACACTCTtacgtttctcctcctttcttccattaaaacacttctctctctctctctctctctctctctctctctctctctctctctctctctctcgtgccccttccattcatccttccatcctttcactcTATCATTCAAGaagtcactcttcctcctcctcctccttccatgtaAAGACTCAAACATCATGAATTttgttctctgtttctttcatttgttactTCCGTCCTccgtccatccttccttccttccttccttccttccttccttccttccttccttccttccttccaattaCAGCAACTAACACAAAGTAGTCtgccttgctttcctttttttttttcatcccttttgtcattctctctctctctctctctctctctctctctctctctctctctctctctctctccaacctatccttcattttttcccctccatgacatttttctccctatcctgtaccttttccttctttcctccctccctcattttgcctctctccctccttccttttgtgtGGTTATGTTGTTGTGCCGGTAATGAAGGTGTATGGAGGGTTGGTTTCTCTGCATCAGTGTGTTTaacgaggatgatgatgaggaggaggaggagaaggaagatagataaggaatgaaagagaggcacggtgaagaaggagaagggagaaaaagaaaagaaggtggaaaagagaggcttgatgaaaaggatgagaagagagaaagggaagagaatacaTACTCAGagatgctttgctctctcaccaccacagttTTCTAAGTCAACAGGTATGATTGGTCAGGTTCttaagtgtttttcttgttgataGTGTTGAAATCTTATTGCTTtgttactagaaccataaaaacacctttaaaaactcatgTAACTTCAATTGGAGCTTTTGGAATGCAGTGGAGTTGTGGTGCAGAAGTGTTTCGGAATATGGTCTCTCAGTCTGGTACCTACACCCTTCTACTCCTCAACAGAATTAACAGAACAGGACAATTACCATTTATTCTTCCCTCCTAAGCTTTCCTCTGACATGATCCCATCCTCTCATACTAAGCTGAAAACATTAAGAAGCACTAACACCACATCACTGAACAGGTACCACTACACCAACAACAAGAGGATAGAGAACATAATCCTGGACACGTCACTCAACACTCGGCTCGTCACAAACTCTGACCGTGACTGCAAGAAGGCTATCCATGGCTACAACAACCTGGAGGCCtcaatgcaggtgtgtgtgtggtgtgtgggcaCTGTATTGTACAAAAGAAATAGGTGTCTTGTGTAGGAAAGGTTAGTGAGTTGTAGGAAGAAAGTATGAGCTGGTTAGGTGTGTTGGAGAAGGTTAATTCTTGAAGTTAAATTATTCAGAGTTTAAAGATAAAAGTGTGATGGATAATGAGAGATAATGAGTGAGGCATGTACATTAAAGGAAAGGCAGAGACAGTGAGACATGTTTTAAGTATGTAAGAGAAGGTTAATTCTTGAAGTTAAATCATTCAGCATTTAAAGGTAAGAGTGTGATGGATAATAAGAGATGATGAGTGAGGCATACACATtaaaagagaggcagagaggtagACATGTAGGTTGACTGAAGGAAATTTACTGTGTGAGGAAACAAGGCTTTTAATTTTGCTTTGTGTGTTCCAACAGGCACTCTTCATAGGCTTCGGTCCAGACTTCAAGGTGAATCAGACCAGCCATAACTTCAGGAATGTGGAGCTGTATAATCTGATGTGCCAGTTGCTACACATCAAACCAGTCAGCAACAATGGTGAGGCACTGCTGGCTGCACACATGAGAAGTGGAGTGTTGTTAACCAAAACTTTACTTATCAGAGGGGTGATAAGTAACAGATTTAAATATACATTGCCATCCCAGCTCATCCTCCAGTTTTCTCCATTCACCCCTGTTGCCTATGTATGCCAGTCCACCTCATAGAACTTATCTTGTTTATCCACCTTCTGCCTATCCTTCTCCTGGCCACTATCTGTACAGTGAAGCATATATACATGTCACTGGTCAAAGGAATAGAAAACTAGACACCCAGattacataaaataaacatgGAAAAGGACATTATGAAGGCGTTTCAAAGTACAAAtgctgaaaaataaaataatggaaaaaaaatatcatcacaAATAGACATAACATTGCCAGTCTAGTGCAGAACTTACAACATCCTTATCCCCTTCAGGCACAGCAGGGAGTCTGAACCATTTGCTGCGTgaccctcctcctgcctcccccAACCCTGCTGTCCTGACTGAGGAGCTCCTGCCTCCCCCTGTTGGCATGCTGCAGTTAAGAAGCTCTGAGGATGCATGCCAGTGCTTTATTCCTGAGGCTCAAGATGCATTGGTGAGTAACTGTCCACTGGTTCCTTCCTGGTGTTTCTCCCCACATGATGACAGTTCCTAGCTACTCCTTACTATCTGATTTCTGCAAAGTTTTTATTTGAGTTTGAATTAAAAGGTTTGTCTGATATTGAGAATAATGTGGGCAGTACTGGTGACTTGGTAGTTTTTAGTGTAAGTGACCACAGTGAATGTCATCTCTGCTCATTCTAGTTCTTGTATTCCCTCATTCTGTGCTTttatcctcttgtccttctctcttcccttcttggcATAATCCATCACTATATCATCCTATGTTACTGAAGGTTGTTCTCTTAATCACACTAAACAACATGAAGGTAGTTGTACATTTACTTCTGTATCTCTcaggtgacagtcttctcattttctttcactcacactTAACATGAACACAGATATACAGTTACTTCTTTGTCTTTCAGGGGGAAGAGAGTCTTGCCCGTAGGCGCCGCAGTGGTGAggccagcagcagcggcagcagtgacactaacaaaatcaacaacacagAAAATGCTGACAGTAGTGACAGTGTTAAGAATGACCCCAGTAACAACAaccctgacaccaccaccaccaccacctccagcaccaccaccactagtacaacCACCCCTCCCCCAACCACTACcccctctaccaccactacatccccacctactaccactaccactaccaccacaccaccaccagacaccactacctcttccaccactacttcctctaccacaaccactcccaccactaccaccaccactacaaccaccaccactaccactaccaccactcctgcccccaccaccaccaccaccccaagaCCCATGACGAGGGAGGAACAAAAGCTGCTCCTCAATACACATGTTCCTTGGGGCAATCCAGGTCTCTCCAAACCAAAAGATATCCAGGGAAATTTGAAGGTTCTGTTGCATTCCAGTCATGTTATCGGTGAGTGGACGGCTGTGTACAATTACTACGTCTATGCTGTAACCCTCTCATcactcaccttcctttccttcctcacataCTCTCACTTTGTCATCCTATCCAGTCTTGTTGGTAAGTGGCCTGGCTTTGTACAATTATTGTGTCTATGCTATTACTGTCTTATCACtagtcttccttcccttcttcacatACTCTCACTTTGTCATCCTATCCTGTCTTGTTGGTGAGTGGCCTGGTTTGGTAGTACATCTATGGTTGGTGTCACTGTAATTCAAGCTCACAGTCACATTTTTGGACTCAGCCTTCTACTGTCAAAGCTCAAAATGGAAGTCAAGCCCATAAAATCACAATCACAATTTGAACTTTTGAATTTACGAAcctaataaaagagaaaaccatGTAAATATAATAGTTTAGTTGGCTGCAATTGTATGTTTTTTACTGCAATTCTCACTCTACCTTCTCATTCTCTCAGGTTTGCATGAGACTCTATCCCTGGGAGTGTGGACGAGCTTCACCTTATCCAACGCCACCCTGACAGTGCTGGAGGAGGTGAGTCCATTACCTGCTactgagaaaaagagatgacAAATTATTtcagtgtgtatttttgtctttcgtGTGTCCTTTGAATCAACAATTAActgtatttttgtattcttcttttcacttcctttttgtggttttcttggAGTGAGAGGTTGGTGCCATACATGAGTCCTCCTCCAGTTGTCTCTGTCCCTTGCATCTTTCTTTGTGACTCACCACGATTCCATCCCTCTATTTAACTCTGTCTTCCCCTTGatcttccatccctccatctcactctGTCTTCCCCTTGAtattcttccatccctccatttCACTCTGTCTCCCCCATGatcttcttccatccctccatctcactctGTCTTCCCCTTGatcttcttccatccctctaTCTCACTCAGTCATTCCTTTGatattcttccattcctttcactCTATCTTCCCCTTGatcttcttccatccctccatctcactctgtcttcccttcatcttcaatCCCTTCATCTCACTCTGTCATTCCTTTgatctccttccatcccttcatcTCACTGTCTTTCTTCTGATCTTCTTCCCTCAACTGGTTTTCTCCAGGCTGTTTTAATCCATGTCTGGTTTTCTCCTTTTGTGACAGGAAGCGGGCCTGGAAGAGCAGCAGCCAGTTCCTGCATGTTGGAGGGCTGATCCCCGCTTGGAGCGCTCTCAGCAGGACCAGTGCCAGAAGATGCTGACTGAAGAGGCGTACCTTGATAGTAATGTCACCCTCACACAGCTCTTCCCTGAGGGTGAGTTAGAGCACAGCAAGATTATTGAATGTCCTTTCCAATTACCTAACATGACAATAACTGTAGGGGATGTTTTGCTGGTGTAAAGACAGATGGACAAAAATAGCTTGGTCCATACAGCCAACAGGCACTTAATCCTCCAATGACAGGCAAAGAAGGTGGTACTGCAATATTGTGACTCCTTATGGCAGGGCTGTGGCAAGGATGAAGATATGTGACTTTGGTTGTATCTTTCCCAgagcttgaaatgaaaaaactCTTGGAGGCTGAAGGTTACTTGCTCTCCAACATGGCTCCAGTGAGGGCCGGGTATGCTGATGGTGGTCGGCAGGCCATGGTGAAGGCTATCAAGGAGTGGACCAAGTCTCTTGGGGCCATCAATGTGATTCATGGCCCCATCTTTGACCTTGATATTGATGGCCACCAGGATCCTGTGGCCACCGTGCTGTGAGTctactgtgctgtgctgtgttgcatGATGCTGGGGATTTGGGATGTGTGGGGAGCTGGACTGGCATGTGTAATGTGTCATGTATTGATTATCAGACCAAGGTGCTCTGGGGAACTTTAATTTACAACACTTAATTAGAACATTCTCTAAGTTACAAATAtacttttatgtttttattataattcAAGGATACGGAATTGAAAATTAAGAATGAAAATCTCAGAAATTCATTTAAACAATGTTGAAAATGTATTAGATTAAATTATCTTGCCTTTCTTTAACATTTCCAAACAATTTTATAAAAACATAATGCTTGTGAGAACCGGACTGTCTTTGGCTGGTGAATGACTGGGACCAAACATTACCTATAGTCACCGttcatctctcttctcaacAGGAACACTGTCAAACCTCTCGTGCCAAGTAACTACTTCTTTGTGATAAGCCAGTGTGGATCAGTGCCTTGTCCCAGCAAGCCCAAGGAGATGCTGGCCTTCATCTTCCCCAACACACACTTCCCTGACAACTGCCTCATGGTGAGCTCTGCCACCCTTACACTCACCAGTTATGGCAATGACTGGAAGAACTGAAGAAAAGCCAAATGGTTTATCCAAAATTAGAGCTTACATAtctttgaaacctccctcatgaAAATAAGTTTCATAGGAAAGAGAAGTGCAGAAGCAGATAGTTATTTTATtgatctgtttatttctttctttttggtaTTATGGCTCCATTGATTCATTGAAATCTccctctagaaaaaaaaatgtcctatGATGAGAGAAATGCAAAAGCAGACAGTTATTTTATTAATCCACTGTgcttattttcttagtttcttatTGGTACTGTGGCACCGATGAATCACTCCATCAATTGCCTTCTTCCCCCGGCAGAGCGACAGTGAGTACCTGAACTATCACTTGGCCAATGTGCGGGACGTGGAGCTGCTCACCGGCCTGCATTTCTTCAGGAATGTGTACAACCACGCAGCCCTAGAGTACCGAACCATGCAGCCCCTCACCACCTggccccttcctccatcctggGATGCCCCTCTTGTCCTTACTGAGTGACAGAATGGGCAAAGCTGATTCTTTTGCTGCAGAGAACATACAGCTCTCATaacccaagtgtgtgtgtgtgtgtgtgtgtgtgtgtgtgtagttacc comes from the Portunus trituberculatus isolate SZX2019 chromosome 25, ASM1759143v1, whole genome shotgun sequence genome and includes:
- the LOC123508636 gene encoding ectonucleotide pyrophosphatase/phosphodiesterase family member 3-like isoform X3 yields the protein MSEGQSPLYTKKWRIVLAILLGVTLMGLCILGFYVSVKTRGVLDGEIAMPATSTVPPLSSSAGWRSSPSGPSCLSLHNDTCPEDFSTPPLLVIGLDGLRPDALREDLTPALVYLRKCGATTHGMVPTYPTTTFPNMYTIATGLYPESHGVVANKMHDPDITREFVLGNGSIHNPAWWGGEPIWYTSTKQGMKSATLFWPGSDVSIQGGYAAYWKSYQSHITFEERITKIHEWLRLPGHEMPHLIMVYFEEPMRTIRQYGLDSEEADKEMRNIDLMIDELMNSLHKENLAHCINVMVLSDHGVAPFSCSNNFHMQTFMKDIEAEVHIYTGAVGRLRTKETSNKAEAEEKILNTLRCKNPKVRALPKELLPRRYHYTNNKRIENIILDTSLNTRLVTNSDRDCKKAIHGYNNLEASMQALFIGFGPDFKVNQTSHNFRNVELYNLMCQLLHIKPVSNNGTAGSLNHLLRDPPPASPNPAVLTEELLPPPVGMLQLRSSEDACQCFIPEAQDALGEESLARRRRSGEASSSGSSDTNKINNTENADSSDSVKNDPSNNNPDTTTTTTSSTTTTSTTTPPPTTTPSTTTTSPPTTTTTTTTPPPDTTTSSTTTSSTTTTPTTTTTTTTTTTTTTTTPAPTTTTTPRPMTREEQKLLLNTHVPWGNPGLSKPKDIQGNLKVLLHSSHVIGLHETLSLGVWTSFTLSNATLTVLEEEAGLEEQQPVPACWRADPRLERSQQDQCQKMLTEEAYLDSNVTLTQLFPEELEMKKLLEAEGYLLSNMAPVRAGYADGGRQAMVKAIKEWTKSLGAINVIHGPIFDLDIDGHQDPVATVLNTVKPLVPSNYFFVISQCGSVPCPSKPKEMLAFIFPNTHFPDNCLMSDSEYLNYHLANVRDVELLTGLHFFRNVYNHAALEYRTMQPLTTWPLPPSWDAPLVLTE
- the LOC123508636 gene encoding ectonucleotide pyrophosphatase/phosphodiesterase family member 3-like isoform X2, producing the protein MFCTSLTLQSPLYTKKWRIVLAILLGVTLMGLCILGFYVSVKTRGVLDGEIAMPATSTVPPLSSSAGWRSSPSGPSCLSLHNDTCPEDFSTPPLLVIGLDGLRPDALREDLTPALVYLRKCGATTHGMVPTYPTTTFPNMYTIATGLYPESHGVVANKMHDPDITREFVLGNGSIHNPAWWGGEPIWYTSTKQGMKSATLFWPGSDVSIQGGYAAYWKSYQSHITFEERITKIHEWLRLPGHEMPHLIMVYFEEPMRTIRQYGLDSEEADKEMRNIDLMIDELMNSLHKENLAHCINVMVLSDHGVAPFSCSNNFHMQTFMKDIEAEVHIYTGAVGRLRTKETSNKAEAEEKILNTLRCKNPKVRALPKELLPRRYHYTNNKRIENIILDTSLNTRLVTNSDRDCKKAIHGYNNLEASMQALFIGFGPDFKVNQTSHNFRNVELYNLMCQLLHIKPVSNNGTAGSLNHLLRDPPPASPNPAVLTEELLPPPVGMLQLRSSEDACQCFIPEAQDALGEESLARRRRSGEASSSGSSDTNKINNTENADSSDSVKNDPSNNNPDTTTTTTSSTTTTSTTTPPPTTTPSTTTTSPPTTTTTTTTPPPDTTTSSTTTSSTTTTPTTTTTTTTTTTTTTTTPAPTTTTTPRPMTREEQKLLLNTHVPWGNPGLSKPKDIQGNLKVLLHSSHVIGLHETLSLGVWTSFTLSNATLTVLEEEAGLEEQQPVPACWRADPRLERSQQDQCQKMLTEEAYLDSNVTLTQLFPEELEMKKLLEAEGYLLSNMAPVRAGYADGGRQAMVKAIKEWTKSLGAINVIHGPIFDLDIDGHQDPVATVLNTVKPLVPSNYFFVISQCGSVPCPSKPKEMLAFIFPNTHFPDNCLMSDSEYLNYHLANVRDVELLTGLHFFRNVYNHAALEYRTMQPLTTWPLPPSWDAPLVLTE
- the LOC123508636 gene encoding ectonucleotide pyrophosphatase/phosphodiesterase family member 3-like isoform X1; protein product: MANSMMEELEIKEPTPSLAPSQYESPLYTKKWRIVLAILLGVTLMGLCILGFYVSVKTRGVLDGEIAMPATSTVPPLSSSAGWRSSPSGPSCLSLHNDTCPEDFSTPPLLVIGLDGLRPDALREDLTPALVYLRKCGATTHGMVPTYPTTTFPNMYTIATGLYPESHGVVANKMHDPDITREFVLGNGSIHNPAWWGGEPIWYTSTKQGMKSATLFWPGSDVSIQGGYAAYWKSYQSHITFEERITKIHEWLRLPGHEMPHLIMVYFEEPMRTIRQYGLDSEEADKEMRNIDLMIDELMNSLHKENLAHCINVMVLSDHGVAPFSCSNNFHMQTFMKDIEAEVHIYTGAVGRLRTKETSNKAEAEEKILNTLRCKNPKVRALPKELLPRRYHYTNNKRIENIILDTSLNTRLVTNSDRDCKKAIHGYNNLEASMQALFIGFGPDFKVNQTSHNFRNVELYNLMCQLLHIKPVSNNGTAGSLNHLLRDPPPASPNPAVLTEELLPPPVGMLQLRSSEDACQCFIPEAQDALGEESLARRRRSGEASSSGSSDTNKINNTENADSSDSVKNDPSNNNPDTTTTTTSSTTTTSTTTPPPTTTPSTTTTSPPTTTTTTTTPPPDTTTSSTTTSSTTTTPTTTTTTTTTTTTTTTTPAPTTTTTPRPMTREEQKLLLNTHVPWGNPGLSKPKDIQGNLKVLLHSSHVIGLHETLSLGVWTSFTLSNATLTVLEEEAGLEEQQPVPACWRADPRLERSQQDQCQKMLTEEAYLDSNVTLTQLFPEELEMKKLLEAEGYLLSNMAPVRAGYADGGRQAMVKAIKEWTKSLGAINVIHGPIFDLDIDGHQDPVATVLNTVKPLVPSNYFFVISQCGSVPCPSKPKEMLAFIFPNTHFPDNCLMSDSEYLNYHLANVRDVELLTGLHFFRNVYNHAALEYRTMQPLTTWPLPPSWDAPLVLTE